In the Methylobacter sp. YRD-M1 genome, one interval contains:
- a CDS encoding flagellar biosynthesis protein, producing the protein MSIKLKLFIGAAIVCASLLSGCATSRSIIDVPLPTSELIAKPNGKEIYINSVIDKRLFEIKPAEPSTPSLDPDEEQGDKIRLRAIGRKRNGYGKGLGDILLPEGKTVESLIDAALRQAFVENGYKVISRKEQITDDTYVVDAQINKLWSWMNPGFWAITLSTEISTNIEIKNKNAIAEKTLSVKNSDTFQAGTESNWLEVIQNALKAYIIESNSKLKSVSL; encoded by the coding sequence ATGTCAATAAAATTAAAGCTATTTATCGGAGCGGCTATAGTCTGCGCATCACTTCTCTCTGGGTGCGCCACAAGCCGATCAATTATAGATGTTCCATTGCCAACTTCGGAATTGATAGCCAAACCTAACGGAAAAGAAATTTATATCAATTCAGTGATTGATAAACGGCTATTTGAGATAAAGCCAGCCGAACCCAGCACACCATCACTTGATCCCGATGAAGAGCAAGGCGATAAAATAAGGCTTCGTGCCATTGGTCGCAAAAGAAATGGTTATGGCAAGGGATTGGGCGATATTCTTTTACCTGAAGGAAAAACGGTTGAGTCCCTAATAGACGCCGCCCTTCGCCAAGCATTTGTTGAAAATGGGTATAAAGTTATCAGTCGCAAAGAGCAGATTACGGATGACACATATGTTGTTGATGCTCAAATAAATAAATTATGGTCTTGGATGAATCCAGGATTTTGGGCAATCACGTTAAGCACGGAAATCTCAACAAATATTGAAATAAAAAATAAAAATGCAATAGCTGAAAAAACTTTATCGGTAAAAAATTCAGATACTTTTCAAGCTGGGACAGAAAGTAACTGGCTGGAAGTAATACAGAACGCTCTAAAGGCATATATCATTGAATCAAATTCAAAACTTAAGTCAGTTTCGCTATAG